A single Rhopalosiphum padi isolate XX-2018 chromosome 4, ASM2088224v1, whole genome shotgun sequence DNA region contains:
- the LOC132930987 gene encoding uncharacterized protein LOC132930987 isoform X1 has translation MTASHKTAATVVVLLLACVLSGLCQEQKNGEGFKCPEEFGYYPHPNDCSQYYVCVFGGALLESCTGGLMYSHELQTCDWPRNVGCGVETSATQPDNQENALALARSSDRQRHPSAQPQRATPSIFNQHHQVQDQQVNEQLVKQQQLYEEEDFRAIEDDSDRQQRVYRGQPSTLGQVARDRDGISKHRNIIPQFAGVEKNKQFQIPNQNYRNDTSKNNGKQRLKRQTRQSYSGMTRPRPTEMTMSTTNYALRKLPKDYRIAPKSSSYVPITNTDNSRQHKRCLYESKIYPGLMIPCPTSRYRMPPYRQQYEENDDVYDQVDDENPGKNEEIEDTGDYPENPDNQENLQNQEEYEEENSQPLNADEQFEQLVTRVRCKGKNCIQNNNNKYTNKENESQENEYENENENVNEEEESQEESPESNEEEQKPLHKPKPKPKPIPKPKVINPNLHKPLAVVHNYQPANFTKIISRDSDGVPDKNQNKGFAKDQEEEEEEEENSQESRLENIEEYNEGDDLQDDEYYYDDEEEYDQTPKKPKIPQKLTNIDDMKFKGDGDEPSESISKNTVLKNVSKTIDLHKPPNFELTQIPQRPKPYDSAAEAYTRIKDKNKPQDQQVMQMAIHETTVALNLVDEQKNKYKLPTKTDTTTVSAKYKPRPTIRPNILKRPQQISVPSYAVEQTVQPITTAKTTTSTSNRNGTQYDPAFYSIYDDDSEIYKDVDYGQFTLSSVNNNNNRLKPQHQPQLQPQPQLQLQSQPQQDTFRVPAPLQQPTPRYQANTYVPEYNLKITEEEAQREQQTKATYRSTVVGVSPFVPDRSKFKFPEQTSSPSRFTFPTSTPITSTLPSTTLSTILSYPSTPSLFLRPPSPQGSYFWTTTSTTQKSKPTPPDFRIIVDPYNTTQYDVTTHRGTVKTTPFKVRTTQAPTTTSTTPSTTTTTSTTTIRSVDFDQEYDVVVEDEGTGYIDDNSVEKTSTTSSTTKAPLRSSEFKSTNDYSRVKSGPSIQPVTVPAPTSKTVTECRECNEKPSRGRVRGGATYTTASSNDIDRGTPAVGRTRPTLKPSTSIVSKASEFVDVYKYAPTRPDPIYPTPQPDKTAAKCRKDVCQLPDCSCGGKEIPGDLAPEETPQIVLLTFDDSVNDLNKGLYTDLFEKGRVNPNGCPISATFYVSHEWTDYSQVQNLYSAGHEIASHSVSHSFGEQFSQKKWTKEIVGQREILSAYGGVRQEDIRGMRAPFLAVGGNKMFKMLYDSNFTYDSSMPIYENKPPSWPYTLDYKLFHDCMIPPCPTRSYPGVWEVPMVMWQDLNGGRCSMGDACSNPSDADGVQKMLMKNFDRHFTSNRAPFGLFYHAAWFTQPHHKEGFIKFLDNIVSMPEVWIVTNWQAIQWVRDPTSISRLQSFTPFHCDLSERPKKCNNPKVCNLWHKSGVRYMRTCQPCPDIYPWTGKTGIRSSRIDDGSE, from the exons gtctaTGCCAAGAACAAAAGAACGGTGAAGGATTCAAATGCCCAGAAGAATTCGGATACTATCCACATCCAAATGATTGTTCCCAGTATTATGTCTGCGTATTCGGTGGTGCTCTTTTAGAGTCATGCACTGGAGGTTTGATGTACAG tCATGAACTACAAACATGCGATTGGCCTCGTAATGTGGGATGTGGAGTTGAGACTTCAGCTACCCAACCTGATAACCAAGAAAACGCATTGGCTTTGGCTCGGTCGTCTGATCGTCAAAGACATCCATCAGCACAGCCTCAAAGAGCTACTCCGTCTATATTTAATCAACATCATCAAGTTCAAGATCAACAAGTCAATGAACAACTTgtaaaacaacaacaattataTGAAGAAGAAGACTTCAGAGCAATTGAAGATGACAGTGATAGACAACAAAGAGTATATAGAGGTCAACCTTCAACATTGGGTCAAGTAGCTAGAGACAGAGATGGCATTTCTaaacatagaaatattataccg cAATTTGCAGGTgtagaaaaaaacaaacaatttcaaaTCCCAAATCAAAATTACAG AAACGATACGAGCAAAAACAATGGTAAACAACGTCTTAAACGACAGACTCGACAGAG cTACAGCGGAATGACAAGACCAAGACCAACTGAGATGACGATGTCAACAACAAACTATGCTTTGCGCAAATTACCAAAAGACTATCGGATCGCCCCCAAATCTTCAtcatatgtacctataacaaaCACAGACAACTCGAGACAACACAAACGATGCTTGTATGAATCAAAAATATACCCGGGACTTATGATCCCATGTCCTACTTCGCGATATAGAATGCCTCCTTATCGTCAACAATATGAAGAAAATGATGATGTTTATGATCAAGTAGACGATGAAAACCCCGGAAAAAATGAAGAAATTGAAGATACAGGAGATTATCCAGAAAATCCTGATAACCAAGAGAATCTGCAGAACCAAGAAGAATATGAAGAAGAAAACTCACAACCACTTAATGCTGATGAACAATTTGAACAATTAGTAACTAGAGTGAGATGTAAAGGTAAAAACtgtattcaaaacaataataataaatatacaaataaagaaAATGAAAGTCAGGAAAatgaatatgaaaatgaaaatgaaaatgtaaacGAAGAAGAAGAAAGTCAAGAAGAATCTCCTGAATCTAATGAAGAAGAGCAAAAGCCTTTACATAAACCAAAACCTAAGCCAAAACCAATTCCCAAACCCAAAGTAATTAATCCCAACCTTCATAAACCTTTAGCAGTAGTCCATAATTACCAGCCAGCaaatttcacaaaaattatTAGTAGAGATAGTGATGGTGTACctgacaaaaatcaaaataaaggaTTTGCCAAAGAtcaagaagaagaagaagaagaagaagaaaatagTCAAGAAAGTAGACTAGAGAATATAGAAGAATATAATGAAGGAGATGACTTACAAGATGATGAATACTATTATGACGACGAAGAAGAATATGATCAAACACCAAAGAAACCCAAAATACctcaaaaattaactaatatagaTGATATGAAATTCAAAGGGGATGGAGATGAACCTTCAGAAAGTATATCTAAAAATACTGTgctaaaaaatgtttcaaaaactattgatttaCATAAGCCACCTAATTTCGAATTGACTCAAATACCACAAAGACCAAAGCCTTATGATTCAGCCGCAGAGGCTTACACTCGAATAAAGGACAAAAATAAACCCCAAGACCAACAAGTTATGCAAATGGCTATTCATGAAACTACAGTTGCTTTAAATTTAGTtgatgaacaaaaaaataaatacaaattgccAACTAAGACTGACACAACAACAGTATCGGCTAAATATAAGCCGAGACCAACTATTCgaccaaacattttaaaaag ACCCCAACAGATTTCTGTTCCGTCCTATGCTGTTGAACAGACTGTACAACCTATAACCACTGCTAAAACCACTACTTCCACTAGTAACCGTAATGGAACACAATATGATCCGgctttttatagtatttatgatgaCGATTCTGAAATCTACAAAGATGTTG attatggTCAATTTACCTTATCAtcagtaaacaataataataatcgattaaaACCTCAGCATCAACCGCAGCTTCAGCCTCAGCCACAACTTCAGCTTCAGTCTCAACCTCAGCAAGATACCTTTAGAGTCCCTGCACCTTTGCAACAACCCACGCCAAGATACCAAGCTAATACATATGTACCAGAGTATAACCTTAAG ATCACTGAAGAAGAAGCTCAACGAGAGCAACAGACCAAAGCAACCTACAG gTCAACAGTCGTCGGTGTAAGTCCCTTCGTACCGGACCGCTCAAAGTTTAAGTTCCCCGAACAGACTTCATCTCCCTCAAGGTTTACATTTCCTACATCAACACCTATAACCTCCACGTTACCTTCTACTACTCTTTCAACAATTCTCTCATACCCATCAACCCCTTCATTATTTTTACGACCACCGTCACCTCAAGGAAGCTATTTCTGGACAACCACGTCCACTACCCAAAAATCAAAACCTACGCCTCCAGACTTTAGAATAATCGTAGATCCTTACAATACTACGCAATATGATGTTACCACACATCGCGGTACTGTTAAAACTACACCATTCAAAGTCAGAACCACCCAAGCTCCAACTACCACTTCCACTACACCAAGTACAACTACAACAACGTCGACAACCACAATTCGATCGGTGGATTTCGATCAAGAGTACGATGTTGTAGTTGAAGATGAGGGAACAGGCTATATTGATGATAATTCAGTAGAAAAAACTAGTACAACGTCCTCAACTACTAAAGCCCCACTAAGGTCGTCAGAATTTAAAAGTACTAATGATTATTCAAGAGTCAAGAGCGGTCCGAGTATTCAGCCAGTCACGGTGCCAGCACCCACAAGCAAAACAGTAACAGAATGCCGAGAGTGCAACGAAAAACCATCAAG AGGCAGAGTGCGTGGAGGTGCAACATATACGACAGCAAGCAGTAATGATATCGACAGAGGAACTCCTGCAGTTGG AAGAACAAGACCAACATTAAAGCCATCCACGTCCATAGTCAGTAAGGCTTCAGAATTTGTAGATGTATACAAATATGCACCAACacg GCCTGATCCAATTTATCCGACACCACAACCCGATAAGACTGCTGCGAAATGTCGCAAAGATGTTTGTCAATTACCAGACTGTAGTTGTGGAGGCAAAGAAATACCTG gcGATTTGGCACCAGAAGAAACTCCGCAAATTGTCTTATTGACTTTTGATGATTCGGTAAATGATCTAAACAAAGGACTTTACACCGATTTATTTGAAAAGGGCAGAGTAAACCCCAATGGCTGCCCAATAAGTGCTACTTTTTACGTATCGCATGAGTGGACAGATTACAGCCAAGTACAAAATTTATATTCCGCCGGTCATGAGATTGCCTCGCATTCAGTTTCACATAGTTTTGGTGAACAATTCTCACAAAAGAAATGGACAAAAGAAATCGTTGGTCAAAGAGAAATACTATCCGCTTACGGTGGAGTCAGACAAGAAGATATACGAGGAATGAGAGCCCCATTTTTAGCT gtAGGAggcaataaaatgttcaaaatgttGTATGACAGTAACTTTACTTATGATTCTTCTATGCCAATTTACGAAAACAAACCTCCTAGCTGGCCATATACacttgattataaattattccacGACTGTATGATACCACCATGTCCAACCAGATCGTATccag GAGTATGGGAAGTCCCTATGGTTATGTGGCAAGACTTGAACGGAGGCAGATGTTCCATGGGAGACGCTTGCAGTAATCCATCAGATGCAGATGGAgtacaaaaaatgttaatgaagaACTTTGACAGACATTTCACTAGTAACAg AGCTCCATTTGGATTGTTTTACCATGCGGCTTGGTTTACACAACCTCACCATAAAGAGGGCTTCATCAAATTCTTAGACAATATCGTGAGCATGCCAGAAGTTTGGATCGTCACCAATTGGCAAGCCATTCAATGGGTGAGAGATCCCACATCAATCTCAAGATTACAGTCGTTCACACCATTCCACTGTGACTTATCG GAGAGGCCGAAGAAGTGCAACAATCCAAAAGTGTGCAACCTGTGGCACAAGTCAGGTGTAAGGTATATGCGAACATGTCAGCCATGTCCAGACATATATCCATGGACGGGAAAGACTGGAATCAGGAGCAGTCGGATTGACGACGGTAGCGAATAA
- the LOC132930987 gene encoding putative mediator of RNA polymerase II transcription subunit 26 isoform X2 has product MTASHKTAATVVVLLLACVLSGLCQEQKNGEGFKCPEEFGYYPHPNDCSQYYVCVFGGALLESCTGGLMYSHELQTCDWPRNVGCGVETSATQPDNQENALALARSSDRQRHPSAQPQRATPSIFNQHHQVQDQQVNEQLVKQQQLYEEEDFRAIEDDSDRQQRVYRGQPSTLGQVARDRDGISKHRNIIPQFAGVEKNKQFQIPNQNYRNDTSKNNGKQRLKRQTRQSYSGMTRPRPTEMTMSTTNYALRKLPKDYRIAPKSSSYVPITNTDNSRQHKRCLYESKIYPGLMIPCPTSRYRMPPYRQQYEENDDVYDQVDDENPGKNEEIEDTGDYPENPDNQENLQNQEEYEEENSQPLNADEQFEQLVTRVRCKGKNCIQNNNNKYTNKENESQENEYENENENVNEEEESQEESPESNEEEQKPLHKPKPKPKPIPKPKVINPNLHKPLAVVHNYQPANFTKIISRDSDGVPDKNQNKGFAKDQEEEEEEEENSQESRLENIEEYNEGDDLQDDEYYYDDEEEYDQTPKKPKIPQKLTNIDDMKFKGDGDEPSESISKNTVLKNVSKTIDLHKPPNFELTQIPQRPKPYDSAAEAYTRIKDKNKPQDQQVMQMAIHETTVALNLVDEQKNKYKLPTKTDTTTVSAKYKPRPTIRPNILKRPQQISVPSYAVEQTVQPITTAKTTTSTSNRNGTQYDPAFYSIYDDDSEIYKDVDYGQFTLSSVNNNNNRLKPQHQPQLQPQPQLQLQSQPQQDTFRVPAPLQQPTPRYQANTYVPEYNLKITEEEAQREQQTKATYRGRVRGGATYTTASSNDIDRGTPAVGRTRPTLKPSTSIVSKASEFVDVYKYAPTRPDPIYPTPQPDKTAAKCRKDVCQLPDCSCGGKEIPGDLAPEETPQIVLLTFDDSVNDLNKGLYTDLFEKGRVNPNGCPISATFYVSHEWTDYSQVQNLYSAGHEIASHSVSHSFGEQFSQKKWTKEIVGQREILSAYGGVRQEDIRGMRAPFLAVGGNKMFKMLYDSNFTYDSSMPIYENKPPSWPYTLDYKLFHDCMIPPCPTRSYPGVWEVPMVMWQDLNGGRCSMGDACSNPSDADGVQKMLMKNFDRHFTSNRAPFGLFYHAAWFTQPHHKEGFIKFLDNIVSMPEVWIVTNWQAIQWVRDPTSISRLQSFTPFHCDLSERPKKCNNPKVCNLWHKSGVRYMRTCQPCPDIYPWTGKTGIRSSRIDDGSE; this is encoded by the exons gtctaTGCCAAGAACAAAAGAACGGTGAAGGATTCAAATGCCCAGAAGAATTCGGATACTATCCACATCCAAATGATTGTTCCCAGTATTATGTCTGCGTATTCGGTGGTGCTCTTTTAGAGTCATGCACTGGAGGTTTGATGTACAG tCATGAACTACAAACATGCGATTGGCCTCGTAATGTGGGATGTGGAGTTGAGACTTCAGCTACCCAACCTGATAACCAAGAAAACGCATTGGCTTTGGCTCGGTCGTCTGATCGTCAAAGACATCCATCAGCACAGCCTCAAAGAGCTACTCCGTCTATATTTAATCAACATCATCAAGTTCAAGATCAACAAGTCAATGAACAACTTgtaaaacaacaacaattataTGAAGAAGAAGACTTCAGAGCAATTGAAGATGACAGTGATAGACAACAAAGAGTATATAGAGGTCAACCTTCAACATTGGGTCAAGTAGCTAGAGACAGAGATGGCATTTCTaaacatagaaatattataccg cAATTTGCAGGTgtagaaaaaaacaaacaatttcaaaTCCCAAATCAAAATTACAG AAACGATACGAGCAAAAACAATGGTAAACAACGTCTTAAACGACAGACTCGACAGAG cTACAGCGGAATGACAAGACCAAGACCAACTGAGATGACGATGTCAACAACAAACTATGCTTTGCGCAAATTACCAAAAGACTATCGGATCGCCCCCAAATCTTCAtcatatgtacctataacaaaCACAGACAACTCGAGACAACACAAACGATGCTTGTATGAATCAAAAATATACCCGGGACTTATGATCCCATGTCCTACTTCGCGATATAGAATGCCTCCTTATCGTCAACAATATGAAGAAAATGATGATGTTTATGATCAAGTAGACGATGAAAACCCCGGAAAAAATGAAGAAATTGAAGATACAGGAGATTATCCAGAAAATCCTGATAACCAAGAGAATCTGCAGAACCAAGAAGAATATGAAGAAGAAAACTCACAACCACTTAATGCTGATGAACAATTTGAACAATTAGTAACTAGAGTGAGATGTAAAGGTAAAAACtgtattcaaaacaataataataaatatacaaataaagaaAATGAAAGTCAGGAAAatgaatatgaaaatgaaaatgaaaatgtaaacGAAGAAGAAGAAAGTCAAGAAGAATCTCCTGAATCTAATGAAGAAGAGCAAAAGCCTTTACATAAACCAAAACCTAAGCCAAAACCAATTCCCAAACCCAAAGTAATTAATCCCAACCTTCATAAACCTTTAGCAGTAGTCCATAATTACCAGCCAGCaaatttcacaaaaattatTAGTAGAGATAGTGATGGTGTACctgacaaaaatcaaaataaaggaTTTGCCAAAGAtcaagaagaagaagaagaagaagaagaaaatagTCAAGAAAGTAGACTAGAGAATATAGAAGAATATAATGAAGGAGATGACTTACAAGATGATGAATACTATTATGACGACGAAGAAGAATATGATCAAACACCAAAGAAACCCAAAATACctcaaaaattaactaatatagaTGATATGAAATTCAAAGGGGATGGAGATGAACCTTCAGAAAGTATATCTAAAAATACTGTgctaaaaaatgtttcaaaaactattgatttaCATAAGCCACCTAATTTCGAATTGACTCAAATACCACAAAGACCAAAGCCTTATGATTCAGCCGCAGAGGCTTACACTCGAATAAAGGACAAAAATAAACCCCAAGACCAACAAGTTATGCAAATGGCTATTCATGAAACTACAGTTGCTTTAAATTTAGTtgatgaacaaaaaaataaatacaaattgccAACTAAGACTGACACAACAACAGTATCGGCTAAATATAAGCCGAGACCAACTATTCgaccaaacattttaaaaag ACCCCAACAGATTTCTGTTCCGTCCTATGCTGTTGAACAGACTGTACAACCTATAACCACTGCTAAAACCACTACTTCCACTAGTAACCGTAATGGAACACAATATGATCCGgctttttatagtatttatgatgaCGATTCTGAAATCTACAAAGATGTTG attatggTCAATTTACCTTATCAtcagtaaacaataataataatcgattaaaACCTCAGCATCAACCGCAGCTTCAGCCTCAGCCACAACTTCAGCTTCAGTCTCAACCTCAGCAAGATACCTTTAGAGTCCCTGCACCTTTGCAACAACCCACGCCAAGATACCAAGCTAATACATATGTACCAGAGTATAACCTTAAG ATCACTGAAGAAGAAGCTCAACGAGAGCAACAGACCAAAGCAACCTACAG AGGCAGAGTGCGTGGAGGTGCAACATATACGACAGCAAGCAGTAATGATATCGACAGAGGAACTCCTGCAGTTGG AAGAACAAGACCAACATTAAAGCCATCCACGTCCATAGTCAGTAAGGCTTCAGAATTTGTAGATGTATACAAATATGCACCAACacg GCCTGATCCAATTTATCCGACACCACAACCCGATAAGACTGCTGCGAAATGTCGCAAAGATGTTTGTCAATTACCAGACTGTAGTTGTGGAGGCAAAGAAATACCTG gcGATTTGGCACCAGAAGAAACTCCGCAAATTGTCTTATTGACTTTTGATGATTCGGTAAATGATCTAAACAAAGGACTTTACACCGATTTATTTGAAAAGGGCAGAGTAAACCCCAATGGCTGCCCAATAAGTGCTACTTTTTACGTATCGCATGAGTGGACAGATTACAGCCAAGTACAAAATTTATATTCCGCCGGTCATGAGATTGCCTCGCATTCAGTTTCACATAGTTTTGGTGAACAATTCTCACAAAAGAAATGGACAAAAGAAATCGTTGGTCAAAGAGAAATACTATCCGCTTACGGTGGAGTCAGACAAGAAGATATACGAGGAATGAGAGCCCCATTTTTAGCT gtAGGAggcaataaaatgttcaaaatgttGTATGACAGTAACTTTACTTATGATTCTTCTATGCCAATTTACGAAAACAAACCTCCTAGCTGGCCATATACacttgattataaattattccacGACTGTATGATACCACCATGTCCAACCAGATCGTATccag GAGTATGGGAAGTCCCTATGGTTATGTGGCAAGACTTGAACGGAGGCAGATGTTCCATGGGAGACGCTTGCAGTAATCCATCAGATGCAGATGGAgtacaaaaaatgttaatgaagaACTTTGACAGACATTTCACTAGTAACAg AGCTCCATTTGGATTGTTTTACCATGCGGCTTGGTTTACACAACCTCACCATAAAGAGGGCTTCATCAAATTCTTAGACAATATCGTGAGCATGCCAGAAGTTTGGATCGTCACCAATTGGCAAGCCATTCAATGGGTGAGAGATCCCACATCAATCTCAAGATTACAGTCGTTCACACCATTCCACTGTGACTTATCG GAGAGGCCGAAGAAGTGCAACAATCCAAAAGTGTGCAACCTGTGGCACAAGTCAGGTGTAAGGTATATGCGAACATGTCAGCCATGTCCAGACATATATCCATGGACGGGAAAGACTGGAATCAGGAGCAGTCGGATTGACGACGGTAGCGAATAA